The region AAAGCCAAGCTCTTCAAATTTCTTCTTAAGTGCTATAAGGTCTGCTTTTCCTTTCTTCAGTTCTTCAGGCTCAATCTCTATACTTACATCGGTTTTTAATTTAACTAAAAATCTGTTTTGTTCAAGCCTATCAGCAGCTTCCTCAAATGCTTCCTTTATTCTCGGTTTTAGCTCGTTAAGATTTTTGAGTATATTTTCAATATTTCCATACTTTTCAAGAAGTTTCTGTGCCGTTTTTGGTCCAACACCTTTTACACCTATTATGTTATCAACTGTATCACCTACTATCGCAAGATAATCAACAAACTGCTCAGGATATATGCCGTACTTCATTTTTGCTTTTTCCCTGTCAAACATCTCTTCGGTTACAGGATTAAGTATATAAACACCATCTTCAATGAGCTGTATCATATCTTTGTCTGGAGTGACGATAGTAACCTCAAACCCCTTTTCTTTACCTTTTTTAGATAGAGTGGCTATTATGTCATCTGCTTCATAACCCGGAATCTCTATTATCTTTATTCCCCACAGTTTTAATATCTCTTTAAGTTTTGGTATCTGGACTTTCAAGTCATCCGGAGTTTCCTTTCTTGTTGCTTTGTATTCTTTGTATTCTTCATGTCTGAATGTTTTTCCGGGAAGGTCAAATACAACGGCGATATACTCAGGGTTTAGCTCATTTAAAAGTTTTGACAGCATTCTGATAAAACCGTAAATAGCTCCTGTAGGTTCTCCCTTTGGACTTGTTAAAGGGGGGAGAGCATAAAAGGCTCTATATAGATAAGATGAACCGTCTATTAAGATAAGCTTTTTTTTGTTTTTCATCAGAATGAGTTTGTCCTGTTAAGGTATAAAAATCTTAAAGGGTTTATAAGCTTTCCGTATCTTCTGATCTCATAATGCAGGTGAACACCTGTTGATCTACCTGTATTTCCTGCATACCCTATAACTGTTCCTGCTTTTACCCATCTTCCCTTTTTGACCCTGATTTTTGATAAATGTCCGTAGTATGTTTTGTAGCCGTATTTGTGCCTGATTATCACAAGCTTTCCGTATCCAGCTGACCACCCTGCAAACTCAACATACCCGTTTGCTGTTGCAAAAACAGGCTGTTTGTATCTTGCCCTTAAGTCAAGTCCTGTGTGGAATGCCCTTTTTCCATTAATAGGATCTTTCCTGTAACCGAACCTTGATGTTATTCTTCCGTAAAGGGGAACACCTACAGGAATGTCAGACATCACCTTTAGAAGTTTGTCAATATTTTTTCCAAGTTTGTCAGCATAAATCTGAAGTTTTTTTCCCTCTTCTGCCGGTATGAACTTTCCACCCTGAGGAAGTTTTATTCTTATTCCTTTTCTTTTTAGGGTTTTGTTAGCTTTTTTTATTTTTTCTTCAATTATTTTTAGTTTTTCAACAAGTATCTGTTTTTCCTGTGTTATCTGCTGTATTTTTTTGTCTTTCTTTTCAAGCTCTAACATCAGCTGTTTTATCTGCTGGTCTTTTCTGGATAATTC is a window of Persephonella sp. DNA encoding:
- a CDS encoding 5'-3' exonuclease H3TH domain-containing protein, coding for MKNKKKLILIDGSSYLYRAFYALPPLTSPKGEPTGAIYGFIRMLSKLLNELNPEYIAVVFDLPGKTFRHEEYKEYKATRKETPDDLKVQIPKLKEILKLWGIKIIEIPGYEADDIIATLSKKGKEKGFEVTIVTPDKDMIQLIEDGVYILNPVTEEMFDREKAKMKYGIYPEQFVDYLAIVGDTVDNIIGVKGVGPKTAQKLLEKYGNIENILKNLNELKPRIKEAFEEAADRLEQNRFLVKLKTDVSIEIEPEELKKGKADLIALKKKFEELGFKSLLKELGKVKSVEKKGEQKSLF
- a CDS encoding M23 family metallopeptidase, translated to MNKSGFIKYYVVGLTLISLTALFLSLNSSGDVKKLKQELSRKDQQIKQLMLELEKKDKKIQQITQEKQILVEKLKIIEEKIKKANKTLKRKGIRIKLPQGGKFIPAEEGKKLQIYADKLGKNIDKLLKVMSDIPVGVPLYGRITSRFGYRKDPINGKRAFHTGLDLRARYKQPVFATANGYVEFAGWSAGYGKLVIIRHKYGYKTYYGHLSKIRVKKGRWVKAGTVIGYAGNTGRSTGVHLHYEIRRYGKLINPLRFLYLNRTNSF